Proteins encoded together in one Streptomyces umbrinus window:
- a CDS encoding FecCD family ABC transporter permease, with product MASAPPGRPAGPRRGAPWLLTVGLAVLLGLLTLASAGLGAYEISPGDVLSSIAHRAGLGGGELARVPESVLWNVRFPRIVLALLVGASLGCAGALMQGVFGNPLAEPSVIGVSLGAAVGAVAAISLGLNFLGNWTLPAFAFVAGLGTALLVYSMSRSGGRTEVVTLILTGIAVNAFAGALIGLFIFLADTAAVNQITFWQLGSLSQATWPKVLAVLPCAALGLAVAPFYARKLDLLSLGERPARHLGVDVERLRVVLILVVALLTAAAVSVSGVIGFVGLVIPHLLRMAAGPGHRFLIPGSALGGAVVLLSGDLAARTVVEPAELPLGVLTALFGSPFFFWLLRRTRRRQGGWA from the coding sequence GTGGCGTCGGCGCCCCCCGGCAGACCCGCCGGGCCCCGTCGCGGCGCCCCCTGGCTGCTCACCGTCGGCCTGGCCGTCCTCCTCGGCCTCCTCACCCTGGCCTCCGCCGGGCTCGGCGCGTACGAGATATCCCCCGGTGACGTCCTGTCGTCCATCGCGCACCGCGCCGGACTCGGCGGCGGCGAACTCGCCCGGGTCCCCGAGTCCGTGCTCTGGAACGTGCGCTTCCCGCGGATCGTGCTCGCGCTGCTCGTCGGTGCCTCGCTGGGCTGTGCGGGCGCGCTGATGCAGGGCGTGTTCGGCAATCCGCTCGCCGAACCGAGCGTCATCGGCGTCTCGTTGGGCGCGGCGGTCGGCGCGGTCGCCGCGATCTCGCTCGGTCTGAACTTCCTCGGCAACTGGACCCTCCCCGCCTTCGCCTTCGTGGCGGGTCTCGGCACGGCCCTGCTGGTGTACTCGATGTCCCGCTCGGGCGGCCGTACGGAGGTCGTGACGCTGATCCTCACCGGTATCGCGGTGAACGCCTTCGCGGGCGCGCTGATCGGCCTGTTCATCTTCCTCGCGGACACCGCGGCGGTGAACCAGATCACCTTCTGGCAGCTCGGCTCGCTCTCCCAGGCCACCTGGCCGAAGGTGCTCGCGGTCCTGCCGTGCGCGGCGCTCGGCCTGGCCGTCGCGCCCTTCTACGCACGGAAGTTGGACCTGTTGTCCCTCGGCGAGCGGCCCGCCCGGCATCTGGGCGTGGACGTCGAGCGGCTGCGTGTCGTGCTGATCCTGGTCGTCGCGCTGCTGACGGCCGCGGCCGTGAGCGTCTCCGGTGTCATCGGCTTCGTCGGGCTCGTCATCCCCCATCTGCTGCGCATGGCGGCGGGCCCCGGCCACCGTTTCCTCATCCCCGGCAGCGCGCTCGGCGGTGCGGTGGTCCTGCTCTCGGGCGACCTCGCGGCCCGTACCGTCGTGGAGCCCGCCGAGCTGCCTCTCGGGGTGCTCACCGCGCTCTTCGGCAGCCCCTTCTTCTTCTGGCTGCTGCGCAGGACCCGTCGCAGGCAAGGAGGCTGGGCGTGA
- a CDS encoding HtaA domain-containing protein gives MAANRRRPIALAAACATAVTLGATALAATSASAAEVPLKGYELTWGIKQSYRTYVTGMAAGSFTPEGGATQAKDNGAFTFVNGTGTYDSEAHTVALGFEGSLKIVSKLHGFELALSDVKFDSKAARLTADVTKSGTTQQDVPLAEVTVTRTMTDMATKLTKEAGDVFGSSSYSGAAGDPLTVVEKKTESPTPTPSGSTTPSPTPSTTPSTTPSDTPSTTPSQTTSPTSSPTEADAVGDITDGTLGWGVKQSFRTYVVDGVAKGQITVSGGAAQASGNGIFTFPDATGTYDTDEDTLKASFKGSVNFKGHETNGTYGLDLTLSDLKAEVDGGSGKLTADVDSLGEKSADVTLAELKPKSADLTAKNDVITLDDVTATLTKAGAEAFGGFYQAGAELDPVDLSVTLSDDAELPDPDPTSSSGGTGGTTGGTTGGTTGGAGTTGSTTGGVTGGLASTGSDIPVGALGAAAAATVAAGAGVVFAVRRRRATDATQA, from the coding sequence ATGGCCGCCAACCGTCGCCGCCCCATAGCCCTCGCCGCAGCCTGCGCGACCGCCGTCACGCTCGGCGCCACCGCGCTCGCCGCGACGTCCGCGTCCGCCGCCGAAGTACCGCTCAAGGGCTACGAGTTGACCTGGGGCATCAAGCAGTCGTACCGCACGTACGTGACCGGGATGGCGGCCGGCAGCTTCACGCCCGAGGGCGGCGCCACGCAGGCCAAGGACAACGGCGCGTTCACCTTCGTCAACGGCACCGGGACCTACGACTCCGAGGCCCACACCGTGGCGCTCGGCTTCGAGGGCAGCCTGAAGATCGTCTCCAAGCTGCACGGCTTCGAACTCGCCCTGTCCGACGTGAAGTTCGACAGCAAGGCCGCGAGACTCACCGCGGACGTGACGAAGAGCGGCACGACCCAGCAGGACGTGCCGCTGGCCGAGGTCACCGTCACCCGCACGATGACGGACATGGCGACCAAGCTGACGAAGGAGGCGGGCGACGTCTTCGGCAGCTCCAGCTACTCCGGCGCGGCCGGCGACCCCCTGACGGTCGTGGAGAAGAAGACCGAGTCGCCGACGCCCACGCCCTCGGGCTCCACGACCCCCTCGCCCACCCCGTCCACGACGCCGTCCACCACCCCCTCGGACACCCCGTCCACCACCCCGTCGCAGACCACGAGCCCGACGTCCTCGCCCACCGAGGCCGACGCCGTGGGCGACATCACCGACGGCACCCTCGGCTGGGGCGTCAAGCAGTCCTTCCGTACGTACGTGGTGGACGGTGTCGCCAAGGGCCAGATCACCGTGTCCGGCGGTGCCGCGCAGGCGTCCGGCAACGGGATCTTCACCTTCCCCGACGCCACCGGGACCTACGACACGGACGAGGACACCCTCAAGGCCTCCTTCAAGGGCTCGGTCAACTTCAAGGGCCATGAGACGAACGGCACTTACGGCCTCGACCTCACCCTCAGCGACCTCAAGGCGGAGGTCGACGGCGGCTCCGGCAAGCTGACCGCGGACGTCGACAGCCTCGGCGAGAAGTCCGCCGACGTGACCCTCGCCGAACTCAAGCCCAAGTCCGCCGACCTGACGGCCAAGAACGACGTCATCACCCTCGACGACGTCACCGCCACCCTCACCAAGGCCGGCGCGGAGGCCTTCGGCGGCTTCTACCAGGCCGGCGCCGAACTCGACCCGGTCGACCTCTCGGTGACCCTGTCCGACGACGCCGAACTCCCGGACCCCGACCCGACGTCGTCCAGCGGCGGGACGGGCGGCACCACGGGAGGCACGACCGGCGGCACCACCGGCGGCGCGGGCACGACCGGCTCCACCACGGGCGGCGTGACGGGCGGCCTCGCCTCCACCGGCTCCGACATCCCGGTCGGCGCCCTGGGCGCGGCGGCCGCGGCGACGGTCGCGGCGGGCGCGGGCGTGGTGTTCGCGGTACGCCGCCGCCGCGCGACGGACGCCACCCAGGCCTGA
- a CDS encoding heme ABC transporter ATP-binding protein, whose protein sequence is MPAPPGPVHPGDVLAEAEALHVRLGGREVLSGVDVTARAGEVLALVGPNGAGKSTLLGALAADLPAAAGVVRVHGRPASDWSAQELALRRAMLPQSAALSFPFAVEEVVRMGRAPWAGRAEEYAEETDDAAVAAAMAATEVTDFAGRSFSALSGGERARVALARVLAQRTRLLLLDEPTAALDLRHQELVLRVCRARAHAGDAVVVVLHDLGLAAAYAHRVAILRAGRAVADGRPAEVFTDRLLSDVYQQPVEVFPHPRTGELLVAPVRGS, encoded by the coding sequence ATGCCCGCTCCTCCCGGCCCCGTGCACCCCGGCGACGTACTCGCCGAGGCCGAGGCCCTGCACGTCCGGCTCGGTGGCCGCGAGGTGCTGTCCGGCGTGGACGTCACGGCCCGCGCGGGCGAGGTACTGGCCCTGGTCGGGCCCAACGGGGCGGGAAAGTCCACCCTGTTGGGCGCGCTCGCCGCCGATCTCCCGGCCGCCGCAGGAGTCGTACGCGTCCACGGTCGCCCGGCGTCCGACTGGTCGGCGCAGGAACTGGCCCTGCGCCGGGCGATGCTCCCCCAGTCCGCCGCGCTCTCCTTCCCGTTCGCGGTCGAGGAGGTCGTACGGATGGGCCGGGCGCCCTGGGCCGGACGGGCCGAGGAGTACGCAGAGGAAACAGACGACGCGGCGGTGGCGGCAGCCATGGCGGCGACCGAGGTCACGGACTTCGCGGGCCGGTCCTTCTCGGCGCTCAGCGGCGGTGAGCGGGCCCGAGTGGCGCTCGCCCGGGTGCTCGCCCAGCGCACCCGGCTGCTGCTGCTCGACGAACCGACCGCCGCCCTGGACCTGCGCCACCAGGAACTGGTACTCCGGGTCTGCCGCGCAAGGGCGCACGCCGGGGACGCGGTGGTCGTGGTGTTGCACGATCTGGGGCTCGCGGCGGCCTACGCGCACCGGGTCGCGATCCTGCGCGCCGGGCGTGCGGTGGCCGACGGACGGCCGGCCGAGGTCTTCACCGACCGACTGCTTTCGGACGTCTACCAGCAGCCGGTCGAGGTGTTCCCGCATCCGCGCACCGGCGAGCTCCTAGTGGCTCCCGTG
- a CDS encoding heme/hemin ABC transporter substrate-binding protein, with the protein MRRLRTRVAGALLAVLALTVTACSSDSSPEGAPAAKAEAAADRVEPLADTPTPRLPVTVRSSDGRQVTVRDAERIVPLSGSLSEIVFTLGLGDRVVARDITATFAQAEKLPVVTRNHDVSAESVLSLKPDLVLAETTTGPDEAMDQIRDAGVPVLVVDPAKGLDDVGPRIGTVARALGVPAAGRELTKRSEDRIVAVRKDVPKKTDKPRVAFLYLRGTASVYLIGGKDSGATSLLEAAGAVDGGAESGLEKDFTTITTEALAEAAPDAILVMSKGLESVGGIDGLVKIPGVAQTPAGMERRVVSIEDGVLLNYGPRTDEVLKSLVDQLYGDAE; encoded by the coding sequence GTGCGACGTCTGCGTACTCGAGTGGCGGGGGCACTGCTTGCGGTGCTCGCGCTCACCGTGACGGCCTGCTCCTCGGACAGTTCGCCGGAAGGAGCGCCGGCCGCCAAGGCCGAGGCCGCCGCCGATCGGGTCGAGCCGTTGGCCGACACCCCGACCCCCCGACTCCCGGTCACCGTGCGCTCGTCCGACGGCAGGCAGGTCACCGTCAGGGACGCCGAGCGGATCGTTCCGCTCTCGGGGAGTCTCAGCGAGATCGTCTTCACGCTGGGGCTCGGGGACCGGGTCGTCGCCCGTGACATCACCGCCACGTTCGCGCAGGCGGAGAAGCTGCCGGTGGTCACGCGCAACCACGACGTCTCCGCGGAGAGCGTCCTGTCCCTCAAGCCCGATCTCGTGCTCGCCGAAACCACCACCGGGCCCGACGAGGCGATGGACCAGATCCGTGACGCGGGTGTCCCCGTCCTCGTCGTCGACCCGGCGAAGGGTCTCGACGACGTGGGCCCGCGGATCGGGACGGTGGCCCGCGCCCTCGGCGTACCGGCCGCGGGCAGGGAACTCACGAAGCGCTCCGAGGATCGGATCGTCGCCGTGCGCAAGGACGTTCCGAAGAAGACCGACAAGCCACGCGTCGCCTTCCTCTACCTCCGCGGCACCGCCTCCGTGTATCTGATCGGCGGCAAGGACTCCGGGGCCACCTCGCTGCTCGAAGCGGCGGGAGCGGTGGACGGCGGCGCCGAGTCGGGTCTGGAGAAGGACTTCACCACGATCACCACCGAGGCTCTCGCCGAGGCCGCCCCCGACGCGATCCTCGTCATGTCCAAGGGCCTCGAATCCGTCGGCGGCATCGACGGTCTCGTCAAGATCCCCGGCGTCGCGCAGACCCCCGCCGGAATGGAGCGCCGGGTCGTCTCGATCGAGGACGGCGTCCTCCTCAACTACGGCCCCCGCACGGACGAGGTACTGAAGTCCCTGGTCGACCAGTTGTACGGGGACGCCGAGTGA
- a CDS encoding HtaA domain-containing protein, whose translation MPSRPSLRTYVTLLCAAVLVALLPAGQAQAASRTVQGGRLDWGIKSSFQSYVTGPIANGSFSLTGGAATVGGSQFRFHSATGTYDGASGAFNAGFSGGVHFLGHKKDDGTYQLDLTISRPTVRLSGNGGTLYVDVISKAKGTGAVTTSSRVPFASLSLGGINMKGGGNAVQLNNLPATLTAQGAKSFAGYYTAGTALDPVSLSADVRAAAAAEPSRTPSPSPSKSRAKKESSGRIENSAVDWGVRRTFREYVTGSIAKGEWKLTDGAEDGGALFRFPEGSGTYDEKKQTLDATFTGAVRFTGEQGLDLKLGALRAKVTDDGKGTLYADVTGAGGTGSTAGTEKKVPLVTFTAKDFKPKDGLARLTEAPTKLTADGAKAFGGMYKAGTEMDPVSLAVALTDSAELPALPDLGSAESATPEAAAAEQKTAEPKAEATASDSDVPVLPVGLAAASLIAVAAAFVIIRRRRAQPAADAPDAN comes from the coding sequence ATGCCCTCGCGCCCGTCCCTACGCACCTACGTGACCCTGCTCTGCGCAGCAGTACTCGTGGCACTGCTCCCGGCCGGTCAGGCCCAGGCGGCAAGCCGAACCGTGCAGGGCGGCCGCCTGGACTGGGGCATCAAATCCTCCTTCCAGAGCTACGTCACCGGCCCGATAGCGAACGGCAGTTTCTCCCTCACGGGCGGCGCGGCCACGGTCGGCGGCAGCCAGTTCCGCTTCCACTCGGCGACCGGCACGTACGACGGCGCCTCGGGCGCCTTCAACGCCGGCTTCTCCGGCGGTGTCCACTTCCTCGGGCACAAGAAGGACGACGGCACGTATCAGCTCGACCTCACGATCAGCCGCCCCACCGTCCGGCTCTCCGGCAACGGCGGCACCCTGTACGTCGACGTCATCAGCAAGGCGAAGGGCACCGGGGCGGTCACGACGTCCTCGCGGGTGCCCTTCGCCTCCCTCTCCCTGGGCGGCATCAACATGAAGGGCGGCGGCAACGCGGTCCAGTTGAACAACCTGCCCGCCACCCTGACCGCCCAGGGAGCCAAGTCCTTCGCCGGGTACTACACGGCCGGCACCGCCCTCGACCCGGTCAGCCTCTCGGCGGACGTCAGGGCCGCGGCCGCCGCCGAGCCGTCACGCACGCCGTCGCCCTCCCCGTCCAAGTCCAGGGCAAAGAAGGAGAGTTCAGGCCGGATCGAGAACAGCGCCGTCGACTGGGGCGTGCGCCGGACCTTCCGCGAGTACGTCACCGGGTCCATCGCCAAGGGCGAGTGGAAGCTCACCGACGGAGCCGAGGACGGCGGCGCGCTCTTCCGCTTCCCCGAGGGCTCGGGCACGTACGACGAGAAGAAGCAGACCCTCGACGCGACCTTCACCGGAGCGGTCCGCTTCACCGGCGAGCAGGGCCTCGACCTGAAGCTCGGCGCGCTCCGGGCCAAGGTCACGGACGACGGAAAGGGCACGCTCTACGCCGACGTCACCGGCGCGGGCGGTACGGGCAGTACGGCCGGCACGGAGAAGAAGGTCCCCCTGGTCACCTTCACGGCCAAGGACTTCAAGCCCAAGGACGGCCTTGCCCGGCTGACCGAGGCGCCCACGAAGCTCACCGCCGACGGCGCCAAGGCCTTCGGCGGGATGTACAAGGCGGGCACGGAGATGGACCCGGTCTCCCTCGCCGTCGCCCTGACCGACAGCGCCGAACTGCCCGCGCTGCCCGACCTGGGCAGCGCGGAGTCGGCCACCCCGGAGGCCGCGGCCGCAGAACAGAAGACGGCCGAGCCCAAGGCCGAGGCCACCGCCAGCGATTCGGACGTCCCCGTCCTGCCCGTCGGCCTCGCGGCCGCTTCTCTGATCGCGGTGGCCGCGGCCTTCGTGATCATCCGCAGGCGTCGCGCCCAACCGGCCGCTGACGCCCCCGATGCGAACTGA